One genomic window of Panicum hallii strain FIL2 chromosome 6, PHallii_v3.1, whole genome shotgun sequence includes the following:
- the LOC112896591 gene encoding methyltransferase-like protein 13 — MAVSPELEGLRRIAPSRFVSFSFPNPFLGHASDPYGDGGGSGGAGERLRVAVLDSPLPSPPVPGTAAMLVPAGRHRDWIFSTRAGHLHLLLSIQYSRLILVGPELYVPSPRVIPCIARPDPDPAHARLRPLLLALCPIAAFRDNAVPDVPLLTFQDDLLLLSPVKFVAGPVVGEMVVEDVAIDNAPGPAELHRRLRFKRMPCLVQTQVRLCRSPAAAAAASSSLVETLKGSGGFLQPDVGGSLVQPYLQAMVAGLAVIAPSIEESIQSGVRPRCLCAGVGGGSLPMSIRVGLQFNVLGVEADSVVLDVARNHFGLVEDEFLHVHVGDAIQMIEAQPEIKFSAVMVDLDSSDAMCGVSAPPLEVIHGSILLAARTILDQHGVLILNVIPPPADGSVYKGLIDVLRQVFSELYEIDVGNGENFVLTATVSPIETALADNSGHFLTELRKLAGDFLEHIRKI; from the coding sequence ATGGCGGTGAGCCCGGAGTTGGAGGGCCTGCGGCGCATCGCGCCTTCCCGCTTCgtctccttctccttccccaACCCTTTCCTCGGCCACGCCTCCGATCCTTACGGGGacgggggcggcagcggcggcgcgggggagcgTCTCCGGGTTGCCGTTCTCGATTcgcccctcccctccccgcCCGTCCCGGGGACCGCGGCGATGCTtgtcccggccggccggcaccgCGACTGGATCTTCTCCACCCGCGCCGGacacctccacctcctcctctccaTCCAGTACTCGCGTCTCATACTCGTCGGCCCGGAGCTCTACGTGCCTTCTCCTCGGGTCATTCCTTGCATCGCTCGCCCGGACCCGGACCCCGCTCACGCCCGgctccgccccctcctccttGCTCTCTGCCCCATAGCCGCGTTTCGGGACAATGCCGTCCCTGACGTCCCGTTGCTCACCTTCCAGGATGACCTCCTCCTGCTTTCTCCCGTCAAGTTTGTCGCTGGCCCGGTCGTCGGCGAGATGGTCGTCGAGGATGTGGCCATTGACAATGCTCCCGGGCCAGCCGAATTGCACCGCAGGCTGCGGTTCAAGCGCATGCCCTGCCTCGTGCAGACCCAGGTTCGCCTATGTCGgtcgcctgctgctgctgctgctgcttcgtcGTCCTTGGTGGAAACACTAAAGGGGTCGGGTGGTTTCTTACAGCCGGACGTTGGTGGTTCGTTGGTGCAGCCTTACCTCCAAGCCATGGTTGCTGGTCTTGCAGTGATCGCGCCTTCCATTGAGGAGAGTATTCAGTCAGGTGTTAGGCCTAGATGCCTCTGTGCTGGTGTTGGAGGTGGATCACTCCCCATGTCAATCAGAGTGGGACTTCAGTTCAATGTGCTTGGTGTAGAGGCCGACAGTGTTGTCCTGGATGTCGCAAGGAACCATTTTGGTCTGGTGGAGGATGAGTTTCTTCATGTCCATGTCGGTGATGCTATACAAATGATAGAGGCGCAGCCTGAAATAAAATTCAGTGCAGTTATGGTGGATCTTGACTCCTCTGATGCTATGTGTGGTGTCAGTGCGCCACCATTGGAGGTGATTCATGGAAGCATCCTTCTCGCTGCTCGCACAATCCTGGACCAGCATGGAGTGTTGATACTGAATGTGATCCCACCTCCTGCAGATGGATCCGTCTACAAGGGGCTGATTGATGTTCTTCGCCAAGTTTTCTCAGAACTGTATGAGATAGATGTTGGTAATGGCGAGAATTTCGTTCTTACTGCCACAGTCTCACCAATTGAGACTGCACTTGCTGATAATTCAGGACACTTTCTTACAGAACTGAGGAAATTAGCTGGGGATTTCCTGGAACATATAAGGAAAATTTGA